The following are encoded together in the Desulfofundulus luciae genome:
- a CDS encoding radical SAM protein, with protein MGYRDLFPDELAARVEKAVELLADCTVCAQYCHVNRLEGEKGFCRGGRLAAVSSWGPHFGEEEVLVGRHGSGTIFFAHCNLACRFCQNCDISQYGEGSELTARELAGAMLELQDMGCHNINLVSPSHYVPQILEALYIAAGDGLTLPLVYNTGGYDALHTLRLLDGIVDIYMPDIKFGDDEIGERYTRAAGYFTVAKQAVKEMHRQVGDLVVDERGMAVRGLLVRHLVMPGDLARTGAVMKFLAEEISPNTFVNIMDQYYPAHEARRYPELSRRITREEFRRAVEIARECGLRRIYS; from the coding sequence ATGGGTTACCGCGATCTTTTTCCGGACGAACTGGCGGCCCGGGTGGAAAAGGCGGTGGAGCTCCTGGCTGATTGCACTGTTTGCGCCCAATACTGTCACGTCAACCGGTTGGAGGGGGAAAAGGGGTTCTGCCGGGGCGGGCGGCTGGCGGCGGTGAGCAGCTGGGGGCCTCATTTCGGGGAAGAGGAAGTCCTGGTGGGCCGGCACGGTTCAGGAACCATTTTTTTTGCCCATTGCAACCTGGCCTGCCGGTTTTGCCAGAACTGTGATATAAGCCAGTATGGTGAAGGCAGCGAACTGACCGCCCGGGAGCTGGCCGGCGCCATGCTGGAATTGCAGGACATGGGCTGCCATAACATTAACCTGGTCTCCCCCAGCCACTATGTGCCGCAAATCCTGGAGGCCCTGTATATTGCCGCCGGCGATGGCTTAACCCTGCCACTGGTTTATAACACCGGTGGATATGATGCCCTGCACACTTTAAGGTTGCTGGACGGGATAGTGGATATTTACATGCCTGACATCAAATTTGGAGATGACGAGATTGGTGAGCGCTATACCAGGGCGGCCGGCTATTTTACGGTGGCCAAACAGGCGGTTAAGGAGATGCACCGGCAGGTAGGAGATCTGGTGGTGGATGAGCGGGGCATGGCCGTGAGGGGACTGCTGGTGCGCCATCTGGTCATGCCAGGGGATCTCGCCCGTACCGGGGCGGTGATGAAATTCCTGGCCGAGGAGATATCCCCCAACACCTTTGTAAATATTATGGATCAATATTACCCGGCCCATGAGGCCCGCCGCTATCCGGAACTTTCCCGGCGGATTACCCGGGAGGAGTTTCGCCGGGCGGTGGAAATTGCCCGGGAATGCGGTTTGCGGCGTATTTATTCATAA
- a CDS encoding YvdQ family spore coat protein, with protein MHHWRMTEMEKLHIMEQLRAEELCTKKARFYLNQTRDPAIQGLLQQCIDKGQRHISTLNNLLQDAGLPRMAQH; from the coding sequence ATGCATCACTGGCGGATGACCGAAATGGAGAAACTTCACATTATGGAGCAGTTGAGGGCTGAGGAACTGTGCACCAAGAAAGCCCGCTTTTACCTCAATCAGACCAGGGACCCGGCCATCCAGGGCCTGCTGCAGCAGTGCATTGACAAAGGGCAGCGGCACATCAGCACTCTGAACAACCTGCTCCAGGATGCCGGATTGCCGCGCATGGCGCAACACTAA
- a CDS encoding spore coat protein codes for MQFSDRDILADMLTGAKMISTGYHMAVLEAANDRVRNTLIHINNEEMNTQKQIFDLMHSRGWYPLDPVFTGTPMGPEATNIRGPEGPMGRMAPGMGPAQM; via the coding sequence GTGCAGTTTTCCGACCGGGATATCCTGGCCGATATGCTCACCGGAGCCAAGATGATCTCCACGGGCTACCACATGGCCGTGCTGGAAGCGGCCAATGACCGGGTGCGGAACACCCTTATCCATATCAACAATGAAGAAATGAACACCCAGAAGCAGATCTTTGATCTGATGCACTCCCGGGGCTGGTACCCTCTCGATCCCGTTTTCACGGGTACGCCTATGGGACCGGAAGCTACCAACATCCGTGGGCCCGAGGGGCCTATGGGGAGAATGGCTCCCGGAATGGGTCCCGCGCAAATGTAA
- a CDS encoding acyl-CoA carboxylase subunit beta, with translation MDGVDLKTLDAELVEKEARIKKGGAPKYHQSNAGKGKLFARDRLKLLLDPGAPFCEDGLFANNLAEDLPADGVITGTGKIHGRTVCVMANDSTVKAGSWGWRTVEKILRIQETAMDMKVPMIYLVDSAGARITDQVEMFPGRRGAGAIFYNEVKMSGMVPQICLLFGPSAAGGAYIPAFCDVVFMVEGNASMYLGSPRMVEMVIGEKTTLDDLGGARMHCTVSGCGDLLCKTETEAIEACRRYLTYMPQNYLGRPPMAMEEPPLEGREIADIIPSRESEPFDMYELIDRIIDRGTWFEIKKLFAPELITGLCRIGGLVVGLLANQPREKGGVLFVDSADKGARFVTLCDAFNIPLLFLADVPGFMVGGYVERQGIIRHGAKMISAVSEATVPKISVIVRKAYGAGLYAMCGPAFEPDCCLALPSAQVAVMGPQAAVKAVYENKINALPPEERSAFIQQKQQEYLKDVDIYRLASELVVDHIVRPGDLRAELIARFKLYESKRQHFSERKHPVYPV, from the coding sequence ATGGATGGCGTGGATTTAAAGACCCTGGATGCAGAGCTGGTGGAAAAGGAGGCACGCATAAAAAAGGGCGGGGCACCCAAATATCACCAGAGCAATGCCGGGAAGGGCAAACTCTTTGCCAGGGACAGGCTTAAACTCCTCCTGGATCCCGGCGCCCCTTTCTGCGAGGACGGCCTGTTCGCCAATAACCTGGCGGAAGACCTCCCCGCCGACGGGGTGATCACCGGTACAGGCAAGATCCACGGGCGTACCGTTTGTGTGATGGCCAATGATTCCACGGTGAAGGCCGGTTCCTGGGGCTGGCGCACGGTGGAAAAGATCCTGCGCATCCAGGAGACGGCCATGGATATGAAGGTCCCCATGATCTACCTGGTCGACTCTGCCGGCGCCCGCATTACCGACCAGGTGGAGATGTTTCCCGGGCGGCGCGGTGCCGGAGCCATCTTTTACAACGAAGTGAAAATGTCGGGTATGGTGCCGCAGATTTGCCTGCTCTTCGGTCCCTCTGCTGCGGGTGGAGCCTATATCCCGGCTTTTTGCGACGTGGTTTTCATGGTGGAGGGCAATGCCAGCATGTACCTGGGTTCTCCACGCATGGTCGAGATGGTTATTGGGGAGAAGACCACGCTGGATGACCTGGGGGGCGCCCGCATGCACTGCACCGTCAGCGGCTGTGGGGACCTGCTCTGTAAAACGGAAACGGAAGCCATTGAAGCCTGCCGCCGCTACCTGACCTATATGCCCCAGAACTATTTAGGCCGGCCGCCTATGGCCATGGAAGAGCCTCCTTTGGAGGGACGGGAAATTGCAGATATCATACCATCCCGGGAAAGCGAACCCTTTGACATGTACGAGCTAATTGACCGGATAATTGACCGGGGTACCTGGTTTGAAATAAAGAAACTGTTTGCCCCGGAGCTGATTACCGGCCTCTGCCGCATTGGCGGCCTGGTGGTGGGTCTGCTGGCCAATCAGCCCCGGGAAAAAGGAGGCGTGCTCTTTGTAGACTCGGCCGATAAAGGGGCCCGGTTCGTTACCCTTTGCGACGCCTTTAACATCCCCCTGCTGTTTCTTGCCGACGTCCCGGGATTTATGGTCGGGGGATATGTGGAGCGGCAGGGCATCATCCGCCACGGGGCCAAAATGATTTCCGCCGTTTCAGAGGCCACGGTGCCCAAAATTTCGGTCATCGTACGCAAGGCCTACGGTGCAGGCCTGTACGCCATGTGCGGCCCGGCCTTTGAACCCGACTGTTGCCTGGCCCTCCCCAGCGCCCAGGTGGCCGTGATGGGGCCCCAGGCGGCAGTCAAGGCCGTTTACGAGAACAAGATCAATGCCCTGCCCCCGGAGGAAAGGTCGGCTTTCATCCAGCAAAAACAGCAGGAGTATCTTAAAGATGTGGACATCTACCGGCTGGCCTCGGAGCTGGTGGTGGACCATATTGTGCGGCCCGGGGATTTACGGGCGGAATTGATCGCCCGCTTCAAACTTTATGAGTCCAAAAGACAGCATTTTTCCGAGCGCAAGCACCCGGTTTATCCGGTATAG
- a CDS encoding enoyl-CoA hydratase-related protein, whose translation MDYETIKVERGQIGIISFNRPRALNALSTQMARELVAALEELEQDDQVFAAVLTAEGDRAFCVGADLKERRNMTRAEMKKQRALFVKAFEAVVTFSKPLVAAVNGYALGGGCEFALGCDFIIASEKASFGLPEVSLAIIPGGGGTQLLPRIIGRNKAKELIFTGRRISAAEAYRLGMVNYVVPAENLMARTMEIMQEIVQNGPIALQQAKRAINLGLELDLHTAFALEAECYNVCLATEDRDEGLRAFNEKRKPVYRNR comes from the coding sequence ATGGATTACGAAACCATTAAGGTAGAGCGGGGACAAATCGGGATCATTTCCTTTAACCGGCCCCGGGCCTTGAACGCCCTGAGCACGCAGATGGCCCGGGAACTGGTGGCGGCCCTGGAGGAGCTGGAACAGGACGACCAGGTGTTTGCGGCAGTGCTTACGGCCGAGGGGGACCGGGCGTTTTGTGTGGGGGCCGATTTAAAAGAGAGAAGGAACATGACCAGGGCAGAAATGAAGAAGCAAAGGGCCCTGTTTGTGAAGGCCTTTGAAGCAGTGGTGACGTTTTCCAAGCCCCTGGTGGCGGCCGTGAACGGCTATGCCCTGGGCGGGGGATGTGAATTCGCCCTGGGTTGCGATTTCATCATCGCCTCGGAGAAGGCGTCCTTTGGCCTGCCGGAGGTAAGCCTGGCCATTATCCCGGGTGGGGGAGGGACCCAGTTACTCCCCCGGATAATTGGACGCAATAAGGCCAAGGAGCTCATTTTTACCGGGCGGCGCATATCCGCGGCTGAGGCCTACCGGCTGGGCATGGTCAACTATGTGGTCCCGGCGGAAAACCTGATGGCCAGGACCATGGAGATTATGCAGGAAATAGTGCAGAACGGCCCCATTGCCCTGCAGCAGGCCAAGCGGGCCATCAATTTGGGTTTGGAGCTGGATCTCCACACCGCCTTTGCCCTGGAGGCGGAGTGCTACAACGTTTGCCTGGCCACGGAAGACCGGGACGAGGGTCTGCGGGCCTTCAATGAAAAGAGAAAACCGGTGTACAGGAACAGGTAG
- a CDS encoding beta/alpha barrel domain-containing protein, which translates to MAELKYPKKVVLGEITVRDGFQHEEKFIPTLAKLWVLEELILAGFKRLEVTNFGNPRGMPQFADAEELFKLIRTSKKVQDKLPGVELTAVTIRERAVDRAIRARQEGYGPDRILMMVSTSESHQIKNSGLDHKAYWAEVERCIKKAHAAGMKFNGTVSTIWGCPIEGPTDMKAALEVTRRFLELGADDIEHADHDGSAPPNRVYEYFSMVLDAFPNPDLHIAHFHVTRGWGLANVLAALLAGINHFESTMGGIGGQPANFVDGVPVAGTGSYYYQDPNIVGLVCTEDMVVMMDEMGIDTGVDVDRVLEIGRMVEKIVGRRLRSECVRTGRIPKGPTGHK; encoded by the coding sequence ATGGCGGAGTTAAAATATCCTAAAAAGGTGGTTCTGGGCGAAATCACCGTGCGGGACGGCTTCCAGCACGAAGAAAAGTTCATCCCCACCCTGGCCAAACTGTGGGTGCTGGAGGAATTGATTCTGGCCGGTTTCAAACGCCTGGAGGTGACCAATTTCGGCAACCCCCGGGGAATGCCCCAGTTTGCCGATGCGGAGGAGCTTTTCAAGCTCATCCGCACCAGCAAGAAGGTGCAGGATAAACTGCCCGGGGTGGAACTGACGGCCGTAACCATCCGGGAAAGGGCGGTGGACCGGGCCATTCGCGCCCGGCAGGAAGGTTACGGCCCGGACCGCATCCTGATGATGGTGTCCACTTCCGAGTCCCACCAGATTAAGAACTCCGGCCTGGACCATAAGGCCTACTGGGCGGAAGTGGAACGCTGCATTAAAAAAGCCCACGCTGCGGGGATGAAATTCAACGGCACCGTGAGCACCATCTGGGGATGTCCCATTGAAGGGCCCACGGACATGAAGGCAGCCCTGGAGGTAACCAGGCGCTTTCTGGAGCTGGGGGCCGACGATATCGAGCATGCGGACCATGACGGTTCCGCCCCGCCCAACAGGGTGTACGAGTATTTTTCCATGGTCCTGGATGCTTTTCCTAACCCGGACCTGCACATCGCCCACTTCCATGTGACCCGGGGCTGGGGGCTGGCCAATGTCCTGGCCGCCCTGCTGGCCGGCATCAACCATTTTGAAAGTACCATGGGCGGTATCGGCGGCCAGCCGGCCAACTTTGTCGACGGCGTTCCCGTCGCCGGTACCGGTTCATATTATTACCAGGACCCCAACATTGTGGGCCTGGTCTGCACCGAGGATATGGTGGTGATGATGGACGAGATGGGCATCGACACGGGGGTTGATGTGGACCGGGTGCTGGAAATCGGGCGTATGGTGGAAAAAATTGTCGGCAGGCGACTGCGCAGCGAATGCGTCCGTACCGGCCGCATTCCCAAAGGGCCCACGGGTCATAAGTAG
- a CDS encoding ATP/GTP-binding protein → MAEGKKTRKIAILGGPGTGKTTLCKQLDVDYSMAGYISDVCLEFARSYIAWYGVPRSIFEQFLLYEGQKRREEELSYCDIIFCDNATILNYVYGLLSCDFKNPKEVYALMKLYEWAMRDLPEYDIFYVPREFDVEKDGIRYQDSDFAVVVDAKIKNFLDIMNVPYTIVRGDLETRVKTVKEKIGFVEKRKRCAAIHEVALRNENGSCPV, encoded by the coding sequence ATGGCCGAGGGTAAAAAGACCAGAAAGATTGCCATTCTTGGTGGTCCGGGTACGGGTAAGACAACGTTGTGCAAACAGTTAGATGTGGATTACAGCATGGCCGGATATATCAGTGACGTATGCCTTGAATTTGCCCGCTCATACATTGCCTGGTACGGGGTACCCAGGAGCATTTTTGAACAGTTTCTACTCTACGAAGGGCAAAAGCGCCGGGAAGAGGAGCTTTCCTACTGCGACATTATTTTCTGCGACAACGCCACCATTTTGAATTACGTGTACGGCCTGTTGAGCTGCGATTTCAAAAACCCGAAGGAAGTTTACGCCTTGATGAAACTGTACGAGTGGGCCATGCGCGACCTGCCCGAGTACGACATCTTTTACGTGCCCCGGGAGTTTGATGTGGAAAAAGACGGCATCAGGTACCAGGACAGTGATTTTGCCGTGGTCGTGGATGCCAAGATAAAAAATTTCCTGGACATCATGAATGTACCCTACACCATAGTAAGAGGGGACCTGGAAACCAGGGTAAAGACGGTTAAGGAAAAAATCGGTTTTGTGGAAAAGCGCAAGCGCTGTGCTGCCATCCACGAGGTGGCTTTACGGAACGAAAATGGAAGCTGCCCGGTTTAA
- a CDS encoding heavy metal translocating P-type ATPase, with translation MRYTLVGLDCPNCVAQIEQELQQIKGLEHAAINFANRTLDLPPELAGRAQEAIYRVKPEVKLVKSSEAKQAGENTNGKRNLLITVISGVLLVVGFLFQEPLHQTPYSWAEYLVLLTAYLLVGREILWQALKNLGRGKVFDENFLMSLATLGAIAIHQLPEAVAVMLFYSIGEYFQERAVNRSRRSIATLLDIRPHYANLLVNGETRQVKPEEVVTGQIIVVRPGERVPLDGEVLEGVSFVDTSALTGESVPRKVERGERVLAGMINGQGLLTVKVTRPFKDSSVARILELVENAAARKAPVEKFITTFARYYTPAVVLGALALAFIPPLVVPGATLSQWLYRALIFLVISCPCALVISIPLSYFGGIGRASRQGILVKGANYLDALANLHTVVFDKTGTLTRGVFRVSRVVAQNGFQPEEVLAYAAAAEAYSTHPVAQSIQQAWGREIPPDRVSDYREIPGHGITARVTGKNVLVGGDRLLNREGISHGISYVEDNTVFVAIDKTLAGYIVINDEIKPDARQAIARLKALGVKNVIMLTGDEERTARRVAETLGMDQYYAQLLPEDKVQRVEELKANLPARQKLAFVGDGINDAPVIARADVGVAMGGLGSDAAIEAADVVLMEDAPSKLATAMEIARHTRTIVKQNIILALGMKAFFLGLGTLGLATIWEAVFADVGVALLAILNATRAQAGKR, from the coding sequence ATGCGCTACACCCTGGTTGGTCTGGACTGCCCAAATTGCGTAGCCCAAATAGAGCAAGAATTGCAACAGATTAAGGGGTTGGAACATGCTGCCATCAACTTTGCCAACCGCACCCTGGACCTGCCCCCGGAGCTGGCGGGGCGGGCCCAGGAGGCTATTTACCGCGTTAAACCCGAAGTAAAGCTGGTGAAATCCAGTGAAGCTAAACAGGCAGGAGAAAATACAAACGGTAAAAGAAACCTTCTCATAACCGTCATCTCGGGCGTCCTTCTGGTTGTTGGCTTTCTCTTCCAGGAACCTCTGCACCAGACCCCTTACTCCTGGGCCGAGTACCTGGTCCTGCTTACCGCCTACCTGCTGGTGGGCAGGGAAATCCTCTGGCAAGCCCTGAAAAATCTCGGACGCGGAAAAGTTTTTGACGAGAATTTCCTCATGAGCCTGGCCACCCTCGGAGCCATAGCCATTCACCAGTTGCCCGAAGCGGTAGCGGTAATGCTTTTTTATTCCATCGGAGAGTACTTCCAGGAAAGGGCCGTTAATCGATCCCGTCGCTCGATAGCCACCCTTCTGGATATCCGTCCCCACTACGCCAATTTGCTGGTGAACGGCGAAACCAGGCAGGTAAAACCGGAGGAAGTGGTAACAGGCCAGATCATTGTGGTCCGCCCGGGCGAAAGGGTGCCCCTGGATGGCGAGGTTCTGGAGGGAGTATCCTTCGTAGATACCTCGGCGCTGACGGGAGAATCCGTACCACGCAAGGTGGAAAGGGGAGAAAGAGTCCTGGCCGGCATGATCAACGGCCAGGGCCTTCTGACCGTAAAGGTAACCAGGCCTTTTAAGGACTCCTCCGTAGCCCGGATCCTGGAACTGGTGGAAAATGCCGCGGCCAGAAAGGCCCCCGTAGAAAAGTTCATTACCACCTTTGCCCGCTACTATACCCCGGCAGTGGTGCTGGGAGCCCTTGCGCTGGCCTTTATACCCCCGCTGGTGGTTCCCGGTGCCACCCTGTCCCAATGGCTCTACCGGGCACTGATTTTCCTGGTCATTTCCTGCCCGTGTGCGCTGGTCATTTCCATACCCCTGTCCTATTTTGGCGGCATCGGCCGGGCTTCCCGCCAGGGCATTCTGGTCAAGGGGGCCAATTACCTGGACGCACTGGCCAACCTGCATACGGTGGTCTTTGATAAAACGGGAACCCTCACCCGGGGGGTTTTCCGGGTCAGCCGGGTGGTAGCTCAAAACGGCTTTCAACCGGAGGAAGTGCTGGCTTATGCTGCGGCGGCCGAAGCCTACTCCACCCACCCCGTAGCCCAGTCCATCCAGCAGGCCTGGGGGCGGGAAATTCCCCCGGACAGGGTGAGCGACTACCGGGAAATCCCGGGGCACGGGATTACGGCCCGGGTCACGGGCAAAAATGTTCTGGTCGGGGGGGACCGCCTACTAAACCGGGAGGGGATCTCCCATGGCATATCTTACGTAGAAGACAATACGGTATTTGTAGCCATTGATAAAACCCTTGCCGGGTACATCGTCATCAACGACGAAATTAAACCCGATGCCCGCCAGGCCATTGCCAGGTTGAAAGCCCTGGGAGTAAAGAACGTGATTATGTTAACTGGCGATGAGGAAAGGACTGCCCGCCGGGTGGCCGAAACGCTGGGCATGGATCAGTATTACGCCCAACTCCTGCCGGAGGACAAGGTGCAACGGGTGGAAGAACTCAAGGCCAACCTGCCTGCCCGGCAGAAGCTGGCCTTTGTCGGTGATGGTATCAACGATGCCCCCGTTATTGCCAGGGCCGATGTGGGAGTGGCCATGGGCGGGCTGGGTTCCGATGCGGCCATTGAAGCCGCCGACGTGGTGCTCATGGAGGATGCTCCCTCCAAACTGGCCACGGCCATGGAAATTGCCCGTCACACCAGGACAATTGTCAAACAAAACATCATCCTGGCCCTGGGCATGAAAGCGTTCTTCCTTGGCCTTGGAACCCTGGGGCTGGCCACCATCTGGGAGGCCGTCTTTGCCGACGTGGGGGTCGCCCTGCTGGCCATCCTCAATGCCACGCGGGCTCAAGCCGGCAAACGATAA
- a CDS encoding ArsR/SmtB family transcription factor produces the protein MSTAIEDLKDKVLEVAGLSELFKVLGDETRTKILYLLSYRELCVCDLAEILEMSLPAVSHHLRLLKAMRLVKYRREGKMVYYSLDDDHIVNLIREAQAHFAEER, from the coding sequence GTGTCCACCGCAATCGAAGATCTCAAGGACAAAGTGCTGGAAGTAGCCGGTTTGTCCGAACTTTTTAAGGTGCTGGGAGACGAAACCCGCACCAAGATCCTCTACCTCCTGTCCTACAGGGAACTTTGTGTATGCGATCTGGCGGAAATCCTGGAAATGAGTTTACCTGCCGTTTCCCACCACCTCCGGCTGCTGAAGGCAATGCGCCTGGTGAAGTACCGCCGGGAAGGGAAAATGGTCTATTATTCCCTGGATGACGACCATATCGTCAACCTGATCCGGGAAGCCCAGGCGCACTTTGCGGAAGAGCGGTGA
- the rmuC gene encoding DNA recombination protein RmuC — MFEALYLLAGLTAGVLAGWLLAGIRIRALSAEVVAVRSKAMAAEGINAELRQQLNQVQQELNDLRLQVVREHQARVRAETSLEEARNSLAEQKKLLAEATQRLTDTFKALSAEALKSNNQAFIALARQVLEGVVVEARGDLQKRQEAIDALIKPLKEELARYEAQVRAMENARQEAYGSLKRQLQELSQTQQLLHRETSNLVNALKAPQVRGRWGEITLRRVVEVAGMSPYCDFVEQVSVETEGGRLRPDLVVKLPGGRTVVVDAKVPLKAYMEATESADENAWRQAMQRHAQAVRAHMQSLGSKAYWSQFTPGPDFVVLFLPGESFFSAAVEQDRRLIEDALASRVLLATPTTLIALLRTVALSWQQHQMAENARQIAEAGMELYERVCKFAGHLAKIKDGLQKATQSFNNAVGSWESRVVPGARRLKELGAAMPGKELLPLSQVEIALRELPPERE, encoded by the coding sequence ATGTTTGAAGCTTTGTACCTGCTGGCAGGGTTAACTGCCGGGGTGCTGGCCGGCTGGCTTTTGGCCGGCATCCGTATACGGGCCCTGTCGGCTGAGGTTGTGGCCGTCCGGAGCAAGGCGATGGCGGCGGAAGGCATTAATGCCGAACTGCGCCAGCAGCTAAACCAGGTGCAACAGGAATTAAATGATCTCCGCCTGCAGGTGGTCCGGGAACACCAGGCCCGGGTTAGGGCGGAAACTTCCCTGGAAGAGGCCAGAAATAGCCTTGCCGAGCAGAAAAAACTCCTTGCCGAAGCCACCCAGCGCCTTACCGATACCTTTAAAGCCCTTTCTGCCGAAGCATTAAAAAGCAACAATCAGGCTTTCATTGCCCTGGCCCGCCAGGTACTGGAAGGCGTTGTTGTGGAAGCCCGGGGCGATCTCCAGAAGCGGCAGGAAGCTATCGATGCCCTTATTAAGCCCCTGAAGGAGGAGCTCGCCCGGTATGAGGCCCAGGTGCGGGCTATGGAAAATGCCCGCCAGGAAGCTTATGGAAGCTTAAAAAGGCAGCTGCAGGAGCTCAGCCAGACCCAGCAGTTGCTGCACAGGGAGACGAGCAACCTGGTAAATGCCTTAAAAGCTCCCCAGGTGCGGGGGAGATGGGGGGAAATAACCCTGCGCCGGGTGGTGGAAGTGGCGGGCATGTCCCCGTACTGCGACTTTGTGGAACAGGTATCGGTGGAGACGGAGGGGGGGCGGCTGCGTCCCGACCTGGTGGTAAAGCTTCCGGGGGGCAGGACGGTGGTGGTGGATGCAAAGGTCCCGTTAAAGGCCTATATGGAAGCCACCGAGTCTGCCGATGAAAACGCGTGGCGCCAGGCCATGCAAAGGCATGCCCAGGCCGTGCGGGCGCACATGCAGTCCCTGGGTTCCAAGGCCTACTGGAGCCAGTTTACGCCCGGCCCGGATTTCGTAGTCCTTTTCCTACCGGGGGAGTCCTTTTTCAGCGCCGCCGTGGAGCAGGACCGGCGGTTGATTGAAGATGCCCTGGCCAGCCGGGTGCTGCTGGCCACTCCCACCACTTTAATTGCCCTTTTGCGTACTGTGGCCTTGAGCTGGCAACAGCATCAAATGGCCGAAAACGCCCGGCAAATTGCCGAAGCGGGCATGGAGCTCTACGAGCGGGTGTGCAAGTTTGCCGGACACCTGGCTAAAATAAAAGATGGCCTGCAGAAGGCCACTCAATCCTTTAACAATGCCGTCGGTTCCTGGGAGAGCCGGGTGGTGCCGGGGGCCAGGCGCTTAAAAGAGCTGGGGGCCGCCATGCCGGGTAAGGAACTTTTACCCTTAAGCCAGGTGGAAATCGCGCTGCGGGAATTGCCCCCGGAGCGGGAGTAG
- a CDS encoding PIN domain-containing protein, whose product MIEVKYREDTSLKKNDAIVELADSTDTLGAVLVTRNADDYGVLPFKTSTPIVKIPAFAFLYLLGHAERESKEGMAFPQ is encoded by the coding sequence TTGATAGAGGTTAAGTACAGGGAAGACACTTCTTTAAAGAAGAACGATGCAATAGTTGAACTTGCGGATTCGACAGACACTCTGGGAGCCGTGCTTGTTACCAGGAATGCAGATGATTACGGAGTTTTGCCTTTTAAAACCAGCACGCCTATAGTTAAGATACCCGCATTCGCATTTCTTTACCTGTTGGGTCACGCGGAAAGGGAATCAAAAGAGGGGATGGCTTTCCCGCAATAA
- a CDS encoding flavodoxin family protein, producing MKIVALCGSPRKNHSRTGQLLKEVLAGAQSVGADTEYIDLTNLKLNYCLGCDRCHHLGQCIQKDDFNSLFDKILSVDGLVLGSPVYIYHVTAQFKTWADRLGNAIHCQRLMGKYGAVVSTAGGSGQGETADYLEWLLKRLGAQSVGRVACVLDDGLIPADAEPLRQARALGVTLARAIEEKKEFPEQLQEQERLRKYFRDVIIKRRDRWDWEYRYWQEKGWL from the coding sequence ATGAAAATTGTAGCGCTTTGCGGCAGTCCCAGGAAAAACCACAGCCGGACCGGACAACTGCTTAAAGAAGTGCTGGCGGGTGCCCAATCGGTTGGAGCGGATACCGAGTATATTGATCTTACAAATTTAAAATTAAACTACTGCCTCGGCTGCGATCGCTGCCATCACCTGGGGCAATGCATCCAGAAAGACGACTTCAATTCTCTATTTGATAAGATCCTATCTGTCGATGGGCTGGTGCTGGGTAGCCCGGTTTACATTTACCATGTCACAGCTCAATTTAAGACCTGGGCTGACCGTTTGGGTAATGCCATTCACTGCCAGCGCCTGATGGGTAAATACGGAGCGGTGGTAAGTACTGCCGGGGGTTCCGGCCAGGGCGAAACGGCCGATTACCTGGAGTGGCTGTTGAAACGGCTGGGAGCGCAAAGCGTTGGACGGGTGGCTTGCGTCCTGGACGACGGGCTAATACCAGCGGATGCGGAACCGTTAAGGCAGGCGAGGGCCTTGGGAGTCACCCTGGCCCGGGCAATTGAGGAAAAGAAAGAATTTCCGGAGCAGCTCCAGGAACAGGAAAGGTTACGTAAATATTTCCGGGACGTAATCATTAAGCGGAGGGACAGGTGGGATTGGGAATACCGTTACTGGCAGGAAAAAGGCTGGCTGTAA